The genomic DNA CGTCAGCAGCTCGCGCACGTTGGAGAGCGCCGCGTCCACCAGCGACGGCTGCAGCACCAGCTCCACGTCGGAGAGGGCCGCGCTCGGGGCCGCGGGCAGGGACAGCTCGCCGCCGCCCCACTGCGACACCTTCACCGGATCCGCCAGCACCGCCGGCCGCACCGCCACCGTGCGCCTGTCCCGCAGCGGCTCCTTGCCCCCCAGCACCTCCACCGCCAGCTCGGCCGGGCCGGAGCGCTGGGCCTTCAGCGTGATGGGCAGCACCTGCTCGCCGCCCTGCCCCAGCTCCACCTTCTGCTTCGCCTCGGCGGACTCGAGCACCCCCGCCGCCGCGAGCCGCACGTCCAGCACCTGGCTTCCCTTGGCCGCCGCACCGGCCGACAGGCGCACCGACGCGAGCGCCTCGTCTCCCTGGCGGAGGAACTGCGGCAGCGCCGCGTACAGGTTGAGCCCGCCGCGCGTGGCGAACTCGGCCGTGGACTCGCCGAAGCGGCCCGAGGTGTCCGCCGCCACGCCCGTCACCACCCAGAGCGTCTGGTTGGCCGGCAGCTTGAAGCGCACCGTGGCCCGGCCGTCCCGGTCCGTCACCACATTGGGGCTCCAGTACGCGGTGTCGCGCTCCAGATCCTTCGCCTGCCGCGTGGGCGGCTTGATGGAGGCGAAGGCATGATCCGGCAGCCCCGCCATCTTCCGCGCGAGCACCTCGCCATAGCCGTAGCCCTGGAACTCGGAGGAGAAGAAGGTGGCCACGTTGTCGCGGCCCGGCGGGTAGAAGAAGTCCAGCACCTTGGGGCGGAACTCGTTCTGGATGGCGTAGACGGCCTTGTCCACCACGCCCACCGAGAGCTGCGCCACCACGCCCTGGCCCTCGTGGTTCGTCACCCGGACGTCGATGACCTGCTCGGTGAGCGGCGTGGCCTCGGCGCGCCGCGGCTGAAGCGTCACGGTGAGGGTGCGCTCGGCGGGGATGATGCGGAAGCCCACCATGCGCTCCTCCCAGCGGCCCGCGGCCGTCGGGTACGCCACCGACGCATACACCGCGCTGCCGAAGCGCTTCTCCACCTCGAAGGAGTGCACCAGCGTGCGGCCCTTCAGCTCCACCAGCTGCGTGCCGTACACCCCCGCGCCCGAGAGCGTCACCCACACCGGGCCCGCATCCGCGCCACCCGGGCCCCAGCTGTCCGGGAGCAGCGCCACGAGCTGCGCCGAATCCCCCGGCGTCAGCGTGCCGGAGAGCGACGCCAGCGTCAGGTTGGGCACCCGGGCCACCGGCTCGTCGGCGTCGCCGATGACGAGCGTCTGGTCCTCGCCCGTCCAGGCCTGTCCGCCCTTGTCCTTCACCGTGACACGGGCCAGCACCGCGCCCGCGTCCGAGGTGGGCACCTTCTCGCGGTGCACGCCATCGGCGCCCGTGGTGAAGCTCCGCTTGCCCAGGCTCTTCTCCGTGCCATCGGCCTTGCGGAGCACGAACTCCACCTCACCCGGCGTGGCGCCGTAGGGCTTGCCGCCCAGCGTGGTGGCGCGGATGTTCAACGTCGCCTCGGAGCCCTTCTTCACCACCGCCGCCGAGTAGCGCGTGGTCCCCAGCACCTCCACCTTGGACAGGAAGAAGGCGGCGCTCGCGTTGGCGAACGTCTCCTGGTCATCCCGCGCGCGCACGGTGAGCGTGTAGCGGTACGGCAGGCGATCCTCGCCCGGCTTGAGCGCGGGCACCGGAATCTCGATCTCCGCCTCGCCATTGGCGTCGAAGGTCGCGGCGCTCGCCCAGGGATCCTCCTCCACTCCGCGCTGGGCCACCGTGGAGAACAGGCGCTCGGGGACGCTCAGCCTGCCCTCCGTGGTGGAGGCCGAGCCGTACGTCACCGCGCTCCCCTGCCCGCCCATCCCCGCGTCATCCACCCAGGCCGGAGCGTCCAGCAGCGTGCGGTAGAGGAACACCTCGTACTTCGCGCCCGCGGGCACTCCACCCGCGTACCGGCGCGCCCGCACCGTGGCCCGCACCGTCTCGCCCGGCACCACCGTCTCCTTCTCCGGTTGCAGCTCCAGGTAGAAGGTGGGCTTCACGTAGTCCTGCACGCGCGCCTCGCCCTGGTGCGGCCGCGAGTCCAACTCGGCCATCACGCGCAGCACGCCGGTGCCCAGGTCCTCCGGCACCGACATGGTGCCATTGAAGCTGCCGAACTCGTCCACCCGCGCGCGCGTCTGCACCTCGCGGCCCTCGGCCGAGACGAGCTTCACCGCCACCTCGCGCCGCCGCGGCGTGAAGAGGCGCGCGAGGAAGCTGTCCGGCTGGCGTACCACGCCGCGGAACCTCACCTCGTCGCCCGGCTTGTAGATGGGCCTGTCGCTGTAGATGAACACGTCGGGCGCCACCGCCAGCGACGAGTAGAAGTCCGTGTCCACGATGGCGGTGTCCCCGCCCACCGTGGCCGTGGCGATGATGCGCGGCTCCTGGACGGCCAGCGTCACCTCGCCCTTGTCATCCGTGGTGCCGGCCGGCCCCTTCCCCGAGGGCAGATACACCTGCACCTGCGCGCCCGAACGAGGCTTCTGATCCCTCCCCGCCACGCGCACCAGCACCTGCCCATCCGTCTGCTTGAGCTGCACGGTCAGGTCGGTGACGACGAGCACCACCTGCCCCTCCACGCGGCCCTGGACGAGCTGGAGGATGTACATGCCGGCGGGCAGCGGCGGGAGCGTCACGCGGCGCTCCTCGTAGCCGCTCGAGTAATAGGAGGTGTCGAAGCCCGGGACGCTGAACTCGCGATCGGAGCCACCGAGATCCAGGTTCAGCCACTGGCTGCGCACCACGGAGAAGCCGACGGGCACGCCCACGAGCTTCTCGGGGCCCTCGGACACGCGGGCCAGCGGGCGGCCCGGAGGCGGGGGCGGACGCGAGGGCAATCCCGGCGCCACGGCCTTGCGGAAGTCCTCGTTGAGGGCGAACAGCAGGAACGAGCCCGGCGAGTGCGCGGCGTTGAGGCCGCGGCTGAGCGCGTTGCCGGGGTTCGCCAGGGTGGGGGGCTGCTGATAGGCGCGCCGGATCTCTCCCTGCGCGCGGATGAAGAAGTCGACGTCCGAGGGCTTGAGGACCCGCAGCTCGACGGGCCCCTTGGTCTCGAAGGCCACGTCCACGGCCACGGGCTCGTCGCTGCCGTAGGCACGGGGAACGGTGATGTAGAGCGGCTTGGCCGCCGCCACGCTGGCGGACACCAGCGCGGCCAGTACCGCGATGCGAGCGGAGAACCTCATGACCCGAACCCTCCCGGAACCAGCTTGTTGCCATCCACCGTGCCGCGCAGGCCGATGTACGGCAGCGTCTCCAATTCACGCCGCGCGGACTCGATCTCCGGCGGGGCCGCCTTCGGCCGCGGCTTCTGCGAATCCGTCTGGAGCTGCGACCAATAACCATCCGTCATCAGCGTCCCGAGCAGCCGTCCGGTGTGGACGCCGAAGGACACCGAGCCCTGCGCGCGCAGCCCCTGCACCACCGGCGCGGCCGCGTTGAGCATGTTGGGGCCCTGGCCCTCGCAGGCCCGGCGCACCCGCGCGAGCACGTCCGGCGTCGAGGCCAGCACGTGGTGGCCGCACAGCGTCGCGGTCTCCATCTTGTTGGGCCCGGAGAAGAGCTGCGCGAGCGCCTCGGCGTCCTCGGGCTGGCCCCACAGCAGGGCCACCTCGGAGGGCAGGTTCGCATCACCCCGGGGCGTCCACATCATCGCCACCTGACGCGTGCGCAGCGCCCCCACGCCACCCTTGCCGGACCAGAAGGCCTTGAGGGTGTTCGTATCCAACTTCTCGGGCAGCTTGAGCTGGAGCGCGAGCAGCACCGGTGTCTCCTCGGGGACGAGCTTCAGCAGCGACTCGGAGAACGGCGCGCTGTCCAACCGGGGCTCATCCGCGACGGGCCCGGAGATGCCACGGCCCACCAGCCGGTTGCCCTCGACGGCGAACTGCAGCCGGATGCCGTTGGCCACACCCACCACGTGCGTGAGCAGCTGCACCTCGCGGCCGAGCGACTCGGGAGCGAAGCCCAGCTCCATGTCCACGTCCTGCGGCGCCTCGAGACGCAGGTGCGGCTCGCACAGGCCCTGGAGCACCACCGCCGGGTGCCGGGCGAACACCATCCGGTTGTCCGTGCGCGCGACCCACAACCCCTGCTCGGCCACGAGCCAGCGCTCCAACCGGAAGCCCTCCGAGGGCACCTCACCCTCTTCACCCGGGCACGCGTCGGCCGTCATCTCGGCCCGGCGGACCACGTTGTGCATCGACTCGAAGGCGGCCACGGCGGCGTTGCCGGGCTCGGGGACGATGATGGCGGGAGTGCCCGCGCGGGTCTCACCGGAGAACCACACCACGCGGAACGGCGCGGCCAGCAGCTGCCCGGCCATGACGTCGAACACGGCGCCCTTGAAGGAGGCGCCCAGATCCTCGCCCCGGGTGTCGAGGAACGCGGCCCAGCCGCCCACGAAGCCCTTGCCGAGCGGCTTCTGGAGCTCGTCCTTCAGCCACGCGTTGCCGGTGAGCGCCTCGCGCACCTTGCCCGGCGAGTAGACGTCCACCCAGAAGGCGGGGGCGACGGGCTCGGAGGGCACCTCCATCTTCACCGGCTTGTCGGGCGCGGGAGGCAGCGCCTGGAGGACGGAGCCCGTGGAGGAGCCCGTCCCGCTGGACGCGGTGGGGCCGCTGGCGCCGGGGCCCGTCGAGGGACCGGAGCGACGGCCGATGACATAGGCACCTGCGGCCACCGCGACGAGCGCGGCGACGCCCACGCCCACGAGGACGGCCCGGGGAGGTCCGCCCCGGGGAGGCGGTGCCGGGGGCGGAGCGCCCGGCGGAGACGAGGGAGGGTTCATCGCATCCACTCCTTGAAGCGGAAGAAGCCGAGGAAGGCGGTGTTCTGGGGTACCGGGCGCCACTCCAGGGGCGCCTCGGTGACGAGCGACTGGAGGATGCCGGTGCGAACCGGAGCCCCCTTGTCGCCCGGGTGGTAGACGACGCGCGTGGGGGCATGCGCCTTGTCCTCCGGGCGCACCACGAGCATCAGGTGGAAGAGGGGGCCCGAGTCCCGCTCCTGCCGGAAGGCGACGAGGTCTCCGGTGCGCAGCGACTCGCGCGTGGCCTCGTCGCGGCCGAGCGGCGCGAAGCTGTGCGTGAGGAGCGTCTCGGCGTCGGCGAAGTCACCGGGCTGGCCCTTGTCGTCGCGCCACAGGGGCGAGTCGAGCCGCCTGGGGTGGAGGCGCCGGTACGCGGCGCGGAAGGCGAAGCGCACCAGGCCGGCGCAGTCGCGCTGGGCGGGGTTCCACTGGGGATCCATCCGGCGCACCTGCGCGAGCACCACGTGGGCCACCTCGCGCCGCAGCAGCGCGTCGAGGGACTCGGGCGCGGGCGAGGCCGCCTGGAGCGACAGGAGCAGGAGCAGCACGGGCATGGCGTCGGGGAAGCCTCAGTACTCCGAGTCCACGCCGCCGCTGGTGAGCGTCTTGACGGCCTCGTCCAGGTTGCGAGGCCACTCGGGGGCCTTGGGGGCCGGGTCCTGCGAGGGCACGTAGATCTCCGCCTTGCCATCGCCGAGCACGTTCACCCAGGCGAGCACGCGCGTGGTGCCGGGCGTGGCCAGGGGGATGCGCACCATGCGCCGCATCTCCTGGGGCGTGCCGCCGTAGAGGACGACGTTGAGGGTGGCCACGGTGTGGGCCTTGTCACCGCTGGGCCAGTAGTTGGTGGCGATGAGGTAGAGGCCCTTGGGGGGAGCGCGGTGGACGTAGAGATAGGGCCCGTAGGCGGGGTCGTCGAAGTCGCCGCCCTGCTCGTTGAGGAAGAAGGTGCCGCCGCTGGGGCTCTCGGTGTTGGCCCAGTAGACGTGGGCCATCTTCTTCAGGTCGAGCACCTGGCCCGAGCCGTCCGGGGCCTGGGAGAGGCTCTGCTGGGTGGGCTCGTAGATGTGGAGATCGGTGTAGACGCCCTCGGTGTCACTGGTGAGGACGGCCTTGAGGGGGACGGGAGGAATCTGCGCGTAGCTGGTGGCCTGGGCGCGGGCGGTGCCGGCCTGGTTGGTGGCCAGGACGGTGACGACGTTCTTGCCGCTGGCGGCGGGGAACTTGCGCTTGAAGCGCCCGCTGAAGGTGCGCATCAGGTAGCGGTCGCCGTTGATGGAGATGACCACCGGGTCGATGGTGGTGTCGCTGACGGTGCCCTCGACGAGCAGCATCCGGTCCACCGTCCAGCCGCCGGAAGGCGCGGTGAGGCGCACGGTGGGCAGCGTCTTGCCCTGGCCGATGGGAACACCCTGCTGACGGGAAGGGGCGGTGGGCGCCGGGGCCTGCGTGAGCAGCACGGCCAGGAGTACGGGGAGCATCGAGGGCTCGTCCTGTCGGAAAGTGGATGGACGATCCCGAGCCTGCGGCAGATGGCCGGCGCTTTCAAGCCACTCCGCCGCTTACTTCACGCCGGCTCGAACCACGTATGGCCGTAGTCGTAGCAGAGCTCCTCGCCGGGCTGGATGTCCCTCAAGGCGACCGCGGCGCCCGTCTCTGGCACCGGTCCATCGACGAGCTCGACGTTCGGCGTGTCCGAGTGGTTGTAGAGCGCCAGCAGACCCCATGCGTACGCCTTCTCGCGGCCGGGCTCCTGGCCCCAGGTGAACACGTGGTGCAGCGCCTGGCAGTCCCGGTGGTCCATCTGCTTGAGATCCGTGGCCGGGAAGCGGCTGATCGGCGCCCACTCGATGATGGTCCCCTTGGGGAGGAATCGCCGTGCGAAGACTCCCCTCCCCTTGCCGGGGATACGTCGCCATTCGACGTTGGGGTGGAACTGGTTGGCCGCGATGAGGGTGTCTATCTCGGGGTTGTTCATGGAAGGACGGCTGCCGGGTTGCGAATGCCCAGATAGTAGGAACGACCTCGGAACGCCACCATCCCCTCCCCGCGCTCCACGCGTTCAGAGCGGAACACGTCCGCCAACCCCTCGGGTCGCGTCAGGCGCCTTCCACTTCCTCCTCGGACGCGTCTGGCTTCTTGCCACTGAGGATCTGCTCGATCTCCGCGTGCGCCACCCGCGCCTGCCCGGCGTCGAGCCGCTTCACCGCCTCCATCTGCTCGATGATCCAGTGCGCCCGCTTCTCGAGCGCCTTCGAGCCCGAGGAGGGTGAGCGCTTGCGTGGCGCCGGGAGCATCGCCGCCAGGATCGCTCCCTGCGCCGGCGTCAGCTGCGAGGCCGGGATGCCGAAGTGCTCCCGCGCACCCGCCTCGATGCCGTAGACCCCGTTCCCCCACTCCACCACGTTCAGGTACAGCGAGAGGATGCGGTTCTTCGGCAGCGACGTCTCCAGCCGGTGCGCCAGGATCAGCTCCTTGCCCTTGCGCAGCAGGCTGCGGTCCGTCGACAGCCAGAGGTTCTTGGCCAGCTGCTGGGTGATCGTCGAGGCCCCTCGCCCCAGCTTCCCCTTGCGCATGGCGTCTTCCAGCGCGTTCTCCAGCTCCTTCGTGTCCACGCCCTCGTGCAGGTAGAAGCTCGCGTCCTCCGAGAGCAACACCGCGTCGATGGCGTGCTTCGACACGTTCGACAGCCCCACCCAGGACTGAGTCCGCCGCACCTTGCGGCCGGCCTCCTTCGCCTCCTGCGCGCGCTGCTCCATGAGCGCCGTCGTCTTCGGGTTCTGCTTCAGCAGCGGGGCCGCGTCCGGCAGGCGCGTGTACTCGTAGGACACGAACACCACGAGCCCCAGGAAGCCCACCATCAGCAGCGTGCGCACCAGCCCGCCGCCTCCGCGCTTGCTCGCCTTCCCGACCTGCTTCGCCTTGCCCGTGGTGGCCAGCTTCGTCTTGCCCGTGTTCGCTGGCTTCACCTTGCTCGTACCGCTCTGACTCAGTTTCATCGTGCGGCTGCCCATGTGGGTGATCCATCTACATCGAAGATCCCCTGGAGGAAATTTCGTCTCCCGGGGTGCCACTCCCCGGGCGATCACGACGGGGCTCGCCCCCTCGCC from Archangium lipolyticum includes the following:
- a CDS encoding SET domain-containing protein gives rise to the protein MNNPEIDTLIAANQFHPNVEWRRIPGKGRGVFARRFLPKGTIIEWAPISRFPATDLKQMDHRDCQALHHVFTWGQEPGREKAYAWGLLALYNHSDTPNVELVDGPVPETGAAVALRDIQPGEELCYDYGHTWFEPA
- a CDS encoding DUF1175 domain-containing protein, with amino-acid sequence MPVLLLLLSLQAASPAPESLDALLRREVAHVVLAQVRRMDPQWNPAQRDCAGLVRFAFRAAYRRLHPRRLDSPLWRDDKGQPGDFADAETLLTHSFAPLGRDEATRESLRTGDLVAFRQERDSGPLFHLMLVVRPEDKAHAPTRVVYHPGDKGAPVRTGILQSLVTEAPLEWRPVPQNTAFLGFFRFKEWMR
- a CDS encoding DUF2135 domain-containing protein, with translation MLPVLLAVLLTQAPAPTAPSRQQGVPIGQGKTLPTVRLTAPSGGWTVDRMLLVEGTVSDTTIDPVVISINGDRYLMRTFSGRFKRKFPAASGKNVVTVLATNQAGTARAQATSYAQIPPVPLKAVLTSDTEGVYTDLHIYEPTQQSLSQAPDGSGQVLDLKKMAHVYWANTESPSGGTFFLNEQGGDFDDPAYGPYLYVHRAPPKGLYLIATNYWPSGDKAHTVATLNVVLYGGTPQEMRRMVRIPLATPGTTRVLAWVNVLGDGKAEIYVPSQDPAPKAPEWPRNLDEAVKTLTSGGVDSEY
- a CDS encoding alpha-2-macroglobulin family protein is translated as MRFSARIAVLAALVSASVAAAKPLYITVPRAYGSDEPVAVDVAFETKGPVELRVLKPSDVDFFIRAQGEIRRAYQQPPTLANPGNALSRGLNAAHSPGSFLLFALNEDFRKAVAPGLPSRPPPPPGRPLARVSEGPEKLVGVPVGFSVVRSQWLNLDLGGSDREFSVPGFDTSYYSSGYEERRVTLPPLPAGMYILQLVQGRVEGQVVLVVTDLTVQLKQTDGQVLVRVAGRDQKPRSGAQVQVYLPSGKGPAGTTDDKGEVTLAVQEPRIIATATVGGDTAIVDTDFYSSLAVAPDVFIYSDRPIYKPGDEVRFRGVVRQPDSFLARLFTPRRREVAVKLVSAEGREVQTRARVDEFGSFNGTMSVPEDLGTGVLRVMAELDSRPHQGEARVQDYVKPTFYLELQPEKETVVPGETVRATVRARRYAGGVPAGAKYEVFLYRTLLDAPAWVDDAGMGGQGSAVTYGSASTTEGRLSVPERLFSTVAQRGVEEDPWASAATFDANGEAEIEIPVPALKPGEDRLPYRYTLTVRARDDQETFANASAAFFLSKVEVLGTTRYSAAVVKKGSEATLNIRATTLGGKPYGATPGEVEFVLRKADGTEKSLGKRSFTTGADGVHREKVPTSDAGAVLARVTVKDKGGQAWTGEDQTLVIGDADEPVARVPNLTLASLSGTLTPGDSAQLVALLPDSWGPGGADAGPVWVTLSGAGVYGTQLVELKGRTLVHSFEVEKRFGSAVYASVAYPTAAGRWEERMVGFRIIPAERTLTVTLQPRRAEATPLTEQVIDVRVTNHEGQGVVAQLSVGVVDKAVYAIQNEFRPKVLDFFYPPGRDNVATFFSSEFQGYGYGEVLARKMAGLPDHAFASIKPPTRQAKDLERDTAYWSPNVVTDRDGRATVRFKLPANQTLWVVTGVAADTSGRFGESTAEFATRGGLNLYAALPQFLRQGDEALASVRLSAGAAAKGSQVLDVRLAAAGVLESAEAKQKVELGQGGEQVLPITLKAQRSGPAELAVEVLGGKEPLRDRRTVAVRPAVLADPVKVSQWGGGELSLPAAPSAALSDVELVLQPSLVDAALSNVRELLTYPYGCLEQLVSTTVPNVALYQTLKKSGSLESLDTDSQGLLAEARSRAVQGTARILEMSVKGGGFTWFSGYSAADVPMTLIALDGLAYAVEAGLVDRNDPRITESMRWLEAQGEMPFEWDATRAYVLARLDGERQAARVRALVERASPGDLYPLALSVLAAERAGVMKEAALKGRIDELVAQSNEGFVTLANMPAPSEAMWRYPLRRVGLTAILGHAASFGKMDVSKARRRLLEALTEPGLSTFDRSTALLHSMWLIERDAKEFRKLAPPEVKGAKGQVRFSPRGMGLVATLEPGTRAVDVGGFDGVATLRAVAATPLADVKPVEQGMSLQRAYYVLREGGRVRLNAGDSISQGEEVYVELTLDARGENRARSAYYVLEDAVPAGFVPLVEDKEFRGPPHSLPLAPEALKRRSLSPERATFFFEEPTWWSDSPRTVGYVMRAQFAGTFSAPPAFIEDMYVTSIRGRTGADVLKVAPSQRTSGDVGQSEW
- the mtgA gene encoding monofunctional biosynthetic peptidoglycan transglycosylase, which codes for MKLSQSGTSKVKPANTGKTKLATTGKAKQVGKASKRGGGGLVRTLLMVGFLGLVVFVSYEYTRLPDAAPLLKQNPKTTALMEQRAQEAKEAGRKVRRTQSWVGLSNVSKHAIDAVLLSEDASFYLHEGVDTKELENALEDAMRKGKLGRGASTITQQLAKNLWLSTDRSLLRKGKELILAHRLETSLPKNRILSLYLNVVEWGNGVYGIEAGAREHFGIPASQLTPAQGAILAAMLPAPRKRSPSSGSKALEKRAHWIIEQMEAVKRLDAGQARVAHAEIEQILSGKKPDASEEEVEGA